In Labilibaculum sp. DW002, one DNA window encodes the following:
- a CDS encoding lysophospholipid acyltransferase family protein — MLSKKERFPRAFKVIKVYAKVWLYGSGIFMRVKGRENIITDQPFLICSNHSSFIDPATLYIIFEQYFVFTGKQEIEKWPLFHIFYTSGMNILVDRHNRLGALKSFKKMMDVIKEGNPLVILPEGTIPQNAPNLGEFKPGAVSIAIQMGIPILPITQTTNWKRLQRGTMFKGNASPGFADVIIHPIIPTTGLKKEDAEALSAKLRAVINKPLQDKYGIE; from the coding sequence TTGCTATCGAAAAAGGAACGATTCCCAAGAGCTTTTAAGGTGATTAAAGTATATGCAAAAGTTTGGCTTTACGGATCAGGAATATTTATGAGAGTTAAGGGGAGAGAGAATATTATTACTGATCAGCCTTTCTTGATTTGCTCTAATCATAGTTCTTTTATCGATCCAGCAACTTTGTACATTATTTTTGAGCAGTACTTTGTTTTTACAGGTAAGCAGGAAATTGAAAAATGGCCCTTATTTCATATTTTTTATACTTCTGGAATGAATATTTTAGTGGATCGACACAATAGGCTAGGGGCATTGAAAAGTTTTAAGAAAATGATGGACGTAATAAAGGAAGGTAATCCATTGGTAATATTGCCAGAAGGAACGATTCCTCAAAATGCGCCAAACTTGGGTGAATTTAAACCAGGAGCTGTATCTATAGCTATTCAAATGGGAATTCCGATTTTGCCAATTACACAAACGACCAATTGGAAAAGACTGCAACGAGGAACTATGTTTAAAGGAAATGCCAGTCCTGGATTTGCAGATGTTATCATACACCCAATAATTCCAACTACTGGCTTGAAAAAGGAAGATGCAGAAGCTTTATCCGCAAAATTACGTGCCGTAATTAACAAGCCTTTGCAGGATAAATATGGTATTGAATAA
- a CDS encoding outer membrane beta-barrel protein, which produces MKKTLIIFLFCTLFSGISHAQYGSFRSFRIDLGASYANPSGDELDAGIGFYANPKFHMNDNLLLGVKYETTAIGAADDDFLDVSTIVCYASTIDYYVSSDNLRPFAGLDIGIYELGSISSTIMNNTIDIELGSKFGIAPKIGISFGHLDFTLQHNIIFDQNERFNDFNHTSVKLGFHFGGGEN; this is translated from the coding sequence ATGAAAAAAACACTGATTATCTTTTTATTTTGCACTCTATTCTCGGGTATTTCTCATGCCCAATATGGTTCTTTTCGATCTTTCAGAATTGATTTAGGCGCTAGTTATGCAAATCCAAGTGGTGATGAACTAGATGCCGGTATTGGTTTTTATGCAAATCCAAAGTTTCATATGAATGATAATTTACTTTTAGGGGTAAAATATGAAACTACTGCAATTGGTGCAGCCGATGATGACTTTTTAGATGTCTCAACAATTGTATGCTATGCATCAACTATTGATTACTATGTTAGCAGTGATAATTTGCGACCTTTTGCAGGTTTAGATATTGGTATTTATGAACTAGGATCCATTAGTAGTACAATAATGAACAATACTATTGATATCGAATTAGGATCAAAATTTGGTATTGCTCCAAAAATCGGTATCAGCTTTGGGCATCTAGATTTTACACTACAACACAATATAATTTTTGACCAGAACGAACGTTTTAACGATTTCAACCACACATCTGTAAAATTAGGCTTCCATTTTGGTGGAGGAGAAAACTAA
- the trpS gene encoding tryptophan--tRNA ligase — MNTVVSGIRSTGNLHLGNYFGAIKNFVQMQNDNNCFFFIADWHSLTTHPNPADLHTNVRNVLAEYLACGIDPEKACIYVQSDVPEITELYLLMNMNAYLGELERTTSFKDKARKHPENVNAGLLTYPVLMAADILIHRAKQVPVGKDQEQNLEMARKFAKRFNNTYGEDLFPIPQPYSFTGEFIKIPGLDGSGKMGKSEGNAIGLIEDPKTLRKKVMKAVSDSGPTEMNQEKPEAIQNLFTLMDVVSTKDTYDFFNDKYNNCEIRYGDLKKQLAEDIINFNAPIRERFLEISQDDEYLRRVTRLGAEQARESAAKTLEEARRLMGFRKF, encoded by the coding sequence ATGAATACAGTAGTAAGCGGAATCCGATCAACAGGTAATTTGCACCTGGGGAACTATTTCGGTGCCATAAAGAACTTTGTGCAAATGCAGAATGACAACAATTGCTTTTTCTTTATTGCAGACTGGCATTCCCTGACTACTCATCCAAATCCTGCCGATCTTCACACTAATGTAAGAAACGTATTGGCTGAATATCTGGCTTGTGGTATCGATCCTGAAAAGGCTTGTATCTATGTTCAGAGCGATGTACCTGAGATTACAGAATTGTATCTTTTGATGAATATGAATGCTTACCTTGGTGAATTGGAGCGTACAACATCTTTTAAAGATAAGGCACGTAAGCATCCTGAAAATGTAAATGCAGGTTTGTTAACTTACCCTGTTTTAATGGCTGCCGATATTCTAATTCACAGAGCTAAACAAGTTCCTGTTGGAAAAGATCAGGAGCAGAACCTTGAAATGGCTCGTAAATTCGCCAAGAGATTTAATAACACTTACGGTGAAGATTTATTCCCTATTCCACAACCCTATTCATTTACCGGAGAATTTATTAAAATTCCAGGTCTTGATGGTTCAGGAAAAATGGGTAAATCAGAAGGTAATGCAATTGGTTTAATTGAAGATCCTAAAACCCTTCGTAAAAAAGTAATGAAAGCTGTTTCTGATAGTGGTCCTACTGAAATGAATCAGGAAAAGCCAGAAGCCATTCAAAACCTTTTTACTTTGATGGATGTTGTTTCAACAAAAGATACTTACGATTTCTTCAACGACAAATACAACAATTGTGAAATTCGCTATGGCGATTTGAAAAAGCAGTTGGCTGAAGATATTATTAATTTCAACGCTCCTATCCGTGAGAGATTCCTGGAAATTTCTCAAGATGATGAGTACTTAAGAAGAGTAACTCGCTTAGGTGCAGAGCAAGCACGTGAGAGTGCTGCTAAAACACTGGAAGAAGCCAGAAGATTAATGGGATTTCGAAAGTTTTAA
- a CDS encoding YqaA family protein, with amino-acid sequence MAELFEYGYWGLFLASFLAATVLPFSSEAVVSLCLYSGYDISLTVVIASLGNWAGGLTSYYLGYLGKWEWIEKALRVKKEKADKVRNYLQNKGNAFAFFAFLPFVGDLIPLGLGLLKTNFYWMAFFMGVGKLCRYIVWAWLTIQAIN; translated from the coding sequence ATGGCAGAATTGTTTGAATACGGATATTGGGGCTTATTTTTGGCGAGTTTTTTGGCTGCAACAGTCTTGCCATTTAGTTCGGAGGCAGTTGTAAGTCTTTGTTTGTATTCTGGTTACGATATCAGTTTAACGGTGGTAATTGCTAGTTTGGGGAACTGGGCTGGAGGTTTAACCAGTTATTATTTAGGTTATTTAGGAAAGTGGGAGTGGATTGAGAAAGCTCTTCGAGTAAAAAAAGAAAAAGCCGATAAGGTTAGAAACTATCTTCAAAATAAAGGAAATGCTTTTGCTTTTTTTGCCTTTTTACCCTTTGTTGGTGATTTAATTCCTTTAGGATTAGGCTTACTAAAGACGAATTTTTATTGGATGGCATTTTTTATGGGCGTAGGTAAGTTGTGTCGATACATCGTATGGGCATGGTTAACCATTCAAGCAATAAATTAA
- the rbfA gene encoding 30S ribosome-binding factor RbfA, whose amino-acid sequence METTRQSKVSRLLLKDLSEIFQKESRNLFGGKMISVTTVRISPDLGLAKVYLSVFPSQDKEPTLKLIKMNTKNIRRILGLKVGKQLRIVPELAFFIDDSLDYIENIDNLLS is encoded by the coding sequence ATGGAAACGACAAGACAAAGTAAAGTTTCAAGATTGTTATTAAAGGATTTAAGCGAAATATTTCAAAAGGAATCAAGAAACCTTTTTGGTGGTAAAATGATTTCAGTTACTACAGTTAGAATTAGCCCAGATCTAGGACTTGCTAAAGTTTATCTTAGTGTTTTTCCTTCTCAAGATAAGGAGCCAACACTAAAATTAATTAAGATGAACACGAAGAATATTCGTAGAATTCTAGGACTAAAAGTAGGAAAACAACTAAGAATTGTTCCAGAATTGGCATTTTTCATTGATGATTCTCTTGATTACATTGAAAATATCGACAATTTGCTTTCTTAA
- a CDS encoding ABC transporter permease, giving the protein MNLAFHIAKRYLFSKKKQNVINIISIISVVGVAIGTMALVIVLSAFNGLNGLIEDLYGSFDPDLKILPKTGKTFVPDSTFEQIRKLEDVVFYSEVLEENALLKYGNRQRPAIVKGVDENFTMMTGIDTMMVDGSFVLDSGKHQFTVLGYGVALDLGVGLTFVDPIKFYVPKRGVKVSHNPMDAFSTKHLYPSGYFVIQQDFDSQYVLVPLKFARSLFSYKKEVSAIELTIQDQDNIEDLKDQIQKLLGDDFTVKNRFELHEVLFKMMQTEKMAIFFILAFILIIASFNVIGSLTMLILDKKSDISTLRSMGANEKTIQNIFLLEGWLISLLGASIGIILGVFICFLQLKFGLVKFAGNGAFIADSYPVNVHFSDIFIIFTTVVLIGYAASRFPVRYITKRFLRFN; this is encoded by the coding sequence TTGAACTTAGCCTTCCATATTGCCAAACGCTATCTGTTTTCAAAGAAAAAACAGAATGTCATCAATATCATCTCGATTATTTCGGTTGTTGGTGTGGCAATAGGAACCATGGCATTGGTTATTGTTCTTTCTGCCTTTAATGGCTTAAATGGCCTAATTGAAGACCTTTATGGAAGCTTTGATCCGGATTTAAAAATACTTCCTAAAACTGGTAAAACATTTGTTCCCGATTCAACTTTCGAGCAAATTCGAAAGTTGGAGGATGTTGTGTTCTATTCTGAAGTATTAGAAGAAAATGCCTTGTTAAAATATGGCAATCGTCAACGTCCTGCAATCGTAAAAGGTGTTGACGAGAATTTTACAATGATGACAGGCATTGATACCATGATGGTAGATGGTAGTTTCGTACTGGATAGCGGGAAACATCAGTTTACCGTATTGGGTTACGGCGTAGCGCTAGATTTAGGCGTTGGGCTTACTTTTGTTGATCCTATTAAATTTTACGTTCCCAAGCGAGGCGTAAAAGTGAGTCATAATCCAATGGATGCTTTTTCAACAAAACATCTATATCCTTCGGGTTACTTCGTTATTCAGCAAGATTTCGACTCTCAATATGTTTTAGTTCCCCTTAAATTTGCACGCAGCTTATTTTCTTACAAGAAGGAAGTAAGTGCTATTGAGTTAACAATTCAAGATCAAGATAATATTGAAGATCTAAAAGATCAAATACAAAAACTTTTAGGTGATGATTTTACGGTTAAAAACCGTTTTGAATTGCATGAGGTTCTTTTTAAAATGATGCAAACAGAAAAAATGGCTATTTTCTTTATTCTAGCCTTTATTTTAATCATTGCATCTTTTAATGTTATTGGCTCTCTAACCATGCTTATTCTCGATAAAAAATCAGATATCAGTACATTGCGTAGCATGGGTGCCAACGAAAAAACAATTCAAAACATCTTTCTATTGGAAGGTTGGTTAATTTCTCTTTTAGGAGCAAGCATAGGAATTATTTTAGGTGTTTTTATTTGTTTTCTGCAATTAAAATTTGGCCTCGTTAAGTTTGCCGGCAATGGTGCATTCATTGCGGATTCCTACCCTGTTAATGTTCATTTTAGCGATATTTTTATCATCTTTACAACTGTGGTACTTATTGGTTACGCTGCATCTCGCTTTCCTGTACGTTATATCACCAAACGTTTTCTGCGATTTAATTAA
- the dusB gene encoding tRNA dihydrouridine synthase DusB: MKIGNLDLGDRPVLLAPMEDVTNPPFRVLCKRYGADLMYTEFISSDALVRSVNRTMKKLTILEEERPVAIQIYGKEVDPMVEAAKIVEAANPEFLDLNFGCPVRKVASKGAGSGMMRNVPQMLKITEAVVKAVNIPVTVKTRLGWDEDSKIIVELAEQLQDVGIQGLTIHGRTRCQMYKGEADWTLIGDVKNNQRMHIPIIGNGDITNPVKAKAAFDKYGVDAIMIGRAAVGKPWIFRDVKHYLNTGELLPPATVSQQVKMLKEQIDSAIDWIDERRGILHMRRHMAGMFKGLPNFKHTRIEMLRADHYADLMPILDRIAIEWGDLHIEEE, encoded by the coding sequence GTGAAGATAGGAAACTTGGATTTAGGAGATAGGCCAGTTTTGTTAGCACCAATGGAAGATGTTACCAATCCGCCTTTTAGAGTATTGTGCAAGCGTTATGGAGCAGATTTAATGTACACCGAATTTATATCCTCGGATGCATTGGTTCGTTCTGTTAATCGCACAATGAAGAAGTTGACCATCTTGGAAGAGGAACGACCTGTTGCCATTCAAATTTATGGTAAAGAAGTTGATCCTATGGTTGAAGCTGCAAAGATTGTTGAAGCGGCTAATCCGGAATTTTTAGATTTAAACTTTGGTTGTCCGGTGCGTAAAGTGGCAAGTAAAGGTGCTGGATCGGGTATGATGAGGAACGTACCGCAAATGTTAAAGATTACAGAAGCGGTAGTTAAAGCAGTAAATATTCCAGTAACGGTAAAAACTCGTTTGGGTTGGGATGAAGATTCAAAAATAATTGTTGAGTTGGCAGAACAGCTGCAAGATGTCGGTATTCAAGGATTGACAATTCATGGAAGAACCCGCTGCCAAATGTACAAAGGGGAGGCTGATTGGACTTTAATTGGTGATGTGAAAAACAACCAACGCATGCACATTCCGATTATTGGGAATGGTGACATTACGAATCCTGTAAAGGCAAAAGCAGCTTTTGATAAATATGGCGTTGATGCGATAATGATTGGTCGTGCCGCGGTAGGAAAACCATGGATTTTTAGAGATGTAAAGCATTATTTAAATACTGGCGAATTACTGCCACCTGCAACCGTTTCTCAGCAAGTTAAAATGCTAAAAGAACAAATCGACTCAGCAATTGATTGGATTGACGAGAGACGCGGTATTTTGCATATGAGAAGGCATATGGCTGGAATGTTTAAAGGTCTACCAAATTTTAAGCACACTAGAATTGAGATGCTAAGAGCAGATCATTATGCCGATTTAATGCCAATATTAGATCGAATAGCAATAGAATGGGGAGATCTCCATATAGAAGAAGAATAA
- a CDS encoding CPBP family intramembrane glutamic endopeptidase: protein MLKGSLSHYSPLSQLMMSLLVVVGSFFLCMFVGSVLAYLIFDVNIFTETESIDINGDAVNLSVLKFYQAIYSTGMFIIPPFIIAFFVHNKVSTYLFLNKKALLSQIILASISIVVALPLINLLAEINSHLQLPEFLSGVEQWMRETELQAEKVTKKFLLMETPYDLLINLIIIAIIPAFGEELLFRGVIQRIFSNLTKNVHWGIFITAFLFAALHMQFFGFLPRIAMGMLFGYLLIWTKSLWVPILAHLVNNGMAVCVSYFINKGQLPEDVEKIGGSGTGVWISGIISLILVGTLLFSLYGSRERQSE from the coding sequence ATGCTTAAAGGATCTTTGAGTCATTACTCTCCTCTTTCACAATTAATGATGAGCTTACTTGTCGTTGTTGGTTCATTTTTTCTGTGCATGTTTGTTGGTAGCGTTCTCGCCTACCTTATTTTTGATGTCAACATCTTCACCGAAACAGAAAGCATAGATATCAATGGAGATGCTGTTAATCTTTCTGTTCTTAAATTTTACCAAGCAATCTATTCAACGGGAATGTTTATTATTCCTCCTTTCATAATTGCCTTTTTTGTCCACAATAAAGTATCCACCTATCTTTTCCTAAACAAGAAAGCTTTGCTTTCGCAGATTATTCTTGCTAGTATTAGTATTGTAGTAGCCTTACCATTAATAAACCTTCTGGCCGAAATCAACTCACACTTACAACTTCCCGAATTCTTATCTGGAGTAGAACAATGGATGAGAGAAACAGAGTTGCAGGCAGAAAAGGTCACCAAGAAATTTCTTTTAATGGAAACGCCTTACGACCTTTTAATCAACTTGATTATTATTGCCATAATTCCTGCCTTTGGTGAAGAACTATTGTTTAGAGGTGTTATTCAGCGAATTTTCTCGAATCTAACTAAGAATGTACATTGGGGGATTTTTATTACCGCATTTTTATTTGCGGCCCTTCACATGCAATTTTTTGGCTTTCTACCACGAATTGCCATGGGAATGCTATTTGGATACCTCTTAATTTGGACCAAGAGTTTATGGGTTCCCATTCTTGCCCATTTGGTAAATAATGGAATGGCCGTTTGCGTTTCTTATTTTATAAACAAGGGACAACTCCCTGAAGATGTTGAGAAAATTGGTGGCTCAGGAACTGGAGTATGGATTAGCGGAATTATCTCACTAATTTTAGTTGGAACCTTATTATTTAGCCTCTACGGCTCCAGAGAAAGGCAAAGTGAGTGA
- a CDS encoding energy transducer TonB, with protein sequence MKNILLLFAIVLTNYCTYGQQDTIVYYKNHAPIANSNGADQQVIIQQKNSKSSIMMTCSLKDGKWKIDKTEIIKLKKGNRYQISDGEHQITRCFKEVNGGYKVEEFNNKGEIRYKGLSKSKFPFHRVGQWQNLYNNKVVGIDVYKDELMTQSYITTNKKHLPTNSYANADSIATYQGGEKRYAQELNANIEYPRICQENGITGRVLVLFAINESGKPSNIQILKGTDHYLNQAAINAVKSCRNWKPALKNNKPIKVYQIAPIDFQLR encoded by the coding sequence ATGAAAAATATTTTATTACTTTTTGCCATTGTACTAACAAATTACTGTACATATGGACAACAAGACACAATCGTATATTATAAAAATCATGCTCCAATTGCAAATTCTAATGGAGCGGACCAACAAGTCATAATTCAACAAAAAAATTCCAAATCCTCAATAATGATGACTTGTTCTCTAAAGGATGGTAAATGGAAAATTGATAAAACCGAAATAATAAAATTAAAAAAAGGAAATCGATATCAGATTAGTGATGGTGAACATCAAATCACCAGATGTTTTAAGGAAGTAAATGGTGGTTACAAAGTAGAAGAATTCAATAATAAAGGAGAAATTAGGTACAAAGGACTTAGTAAAAGCAAGTTCCCATTTCACAGAGTGGGACAATGGCAAAATTTATACAATAATAAGGTTGTAGGTATTGATGTGTACAAAGATGAACTTATGACACAATCATATATAACCACAAACAAAAAGCATTTACCAACGAATTCTTACGCTAATGCTGATAGCATAGCCACCTATCAAGGCGGTGAAAAAAGATACGCGCAGGAACTAAATGCAAACATTGAATATCCAAGAATATGCCAGGAAAATGGCATTACTGGTCGTGTCCTAGTATTGTTTGCGATTAATGAGTCTGGGAAACCTTCTAATATTCAAATTCTAAAGGGAACAGACCATTACCTAAATCAGGCTGCTATAAATGCGGTTAAATCTTGTAGAAATTGGAAGCCTGCGCTAAAAAATAACAAACCTATTAAAGTATATCAAATTGCGCCCATCGATTTTCAGTTGCGTTAA
- a CDS encoding septal ring lytic transglycosylase RlpA family protein, which produces MIFRYTLLLAFLLLQFNLHAQKKHITKQKGKASFYADKFEGRKTASGEIFHQSDFTAAHKSLPFGTWVKVTNLDNKKAVIVRINDRGPFVKGRIIDLSKSAAKEIGKLRKGVFSVSMKVYKKDRKAIREMRKLKKSAPLRQRSSYLDFNLITP; this is translated from the coding sequence ATGATTTTCAGATACACCTTGCTACTGGCATTTCTTCTTTTACAATTCAATTTGCATGCACAAAAGAAGCATATCACCAAGCAAAAAGGGAAAGCAAGTTTCTATGCTGATAAGTTTGAAGGAAGAAAGACTGCTAGTGGAGAAATCTTTCATCAAAGTGACTTCACAGCAGCTCATAAGAGCCTTCCTTTTGGCACTTGGGTGAAAGTGACTAATTTAGATAATAAGAAGGCTGTAATCGTACGAATTAACGATCGTGGTCCCTTTGTTAAAGGCAGAATAATTGACCTATCGAAATCGGCAGCGAAAGAAATTGGAAAACTTAGAAAAGGTGTTTTTTCCGTTAGTATGAAAGTCTACAAAAAAGATCGGAAAGCAATTCGTGAAATGCGAAAATTAAAAAAGAGCGCTCCCCTAAGGCAACGCTCTTCATATTTAGATTTTAATCTAATTACTCCTTAA
- a CDS encoding succinate dehydrogenase/fumarate reductase iron-sulfur subunit produces MADKILKELTIRVWRQKDAKSKGKLESYKINNISGGTSFLEMLDILNEELINKGTEPIAFDHDCREGICGMCSLFINGRAHGPDDDITTCQLHMRKFKEGETITIEPWRAGAFPVLKDLIVDRTAFEKVLQSGGYISVNTGGVPDGNAIPISYDDAEEAMDAAACIGCGACVATCKNSSAMLFVSAKVSHLAKLPQGRVEATRRAKNMVAKMDELGFGNCTNTGACEVECPKGISIANIARLNREFLSATIKE; encoded by the coding sequence ATGGCAGATAAAATTTTAAAAGAACTAACGATAAGAGTTTGGCGCCAAAAGGACGCTAAATCTAAAGGGAAATTAGAGTCCTATAAAATCAACAACATTTCTGGTGGAACTTCATTCCTTGAAATGCTTGACATCTTAAATGAAGAGCTAATCAATAAAGGAACAGAGCCTATCGCTTTCGATCACGATTGTCGTGAAGGTATCTGTGGTATGTGTAGCTTATTCATCAACGGACGTGCTCATGGACCAGATGACGATATTACAACTTGTCAACTGCATATGCGTAAGTTTAAAGAAGGTGAGACTATCACTATTGAGCCTTGGAGAGCTGGTGCATTTCCAGTACTTAAAGATTTAATCGTTGATCGTACTGCTTTCGAAAAAGTACTTCAGTCTGGTGGTTACATTTCTGTAAACACGGGTGGTGTACCTGATGGAAATGCAATTCCAATTTCTTACGATGATGCTGAAGAAGCTATGGATGCTGCGGCTTGTATTGGTTGTGGTGCTTGTGTAGCTACTTGTAAAAACTCATCGGCTATGTTGTTTGTTTCTGCTAAGGTATCTCACCTTGCAAAACTTCCACAAGGTCGTGTTGAGGCTACTCGTCGTGCTAAGAACATGGTGGCTAAAATGGATGAGCTAGGTTTCGGTAACTGTACCAATACAGGTGCTTGTGAAGTAGAATGTCCTAAGGGAATTTCTATTGCAAACATTGCTCGTTTGAACCGCGAATTCTTAAGTGCTACTATTAAGGAGTAA
- a CDS encoding fumarate reductase/succinate dehydrogenase flavoprotein subunit — MTVLNSKIPAGPLAEKWSKHKAAIKVVSPANKRKLDIIVVGTGLAGGSAAASLAEMGYNVKAFCYQDSGRRAHSIAAQGGINAAKNYQNDNDSIYRLFYDTIKGGDYRAREGNVYRLAEVSGEIIDQCVAQGVPFAREYGGTLSNRSFGGVLVSRTFYARGQTGQQLLLGCYASMNRMIGQGQIEMHERNEMLDIVTIDGKARGIITRNLVTGEIERHGAHAVVIASGGYGNVFFLSTNAMGCNGGAAWQAYKNGAYFGNPCFVQIHPTCIPVHGEQQSKLTLMSESLRNDGRVWTPKKKEDAVKLQKGQMSPNDISDEDRDFYLERRYPSYGNLVPRDVASRAAKERCDEGFGVNETGKAVYLDFKYSIERLGRDVIEARYGNLFQMYEKITDANPYNEPMQIYPAIHYSMGGVWVDYNLMTNIPGLYAIGEANFSDHGGNRLGASALMQGLADGYFILPYTIGDYLADEIQTPRVDMNHPEFVKKEKAATTRMERLFNIKGTKSVDSFHRRLGNIMWDYVGMARNEKGLKYAIEEIAKIREDFYKDLRIPGEFNSMNIELEKAGRVEDFLELGDLMARDALNRNESCGGHYREESTTEEGEAKRDDENFTYVSAWEYKGESEAPILHKEDLVFETVELTQRSYK; from the coding sequence ATGACAGTATTAAATTCAAAAATTCCAGCCGGGCCATTAGCTGAAAAGTGGTCAAAACACAAAGCTGCTATTAAAGTAGTTAGCCCTGCTAATAAAAGAAAATTAGATATTATCGTTGTAGGAACTGGTTTAGCTGGTGGATCTGCTGCTGCTTCTTTGGCAGAGATGGGATATAACGTAAAAGCATTTTGCTACCAGGATTCAGGTCGTAGAGCTCACTCTATTGCTGCACAGGGTGGTATTAACGCTGCAAAAAACTATCAAAACGATAATGACTCAATCTATCGTTTATTTTATGATACAATTAAAGGTGGTGACTATCGTGCTCGCGAAGGTAACGTTTACCGTTTAGCTGAAGTTAGTGGCGAAATCATCGACCAATGTGTTGCTCAAGGTGTACCTTTTGCACGTGAGTATGGTGGAACTTTATCTAACCGTTCATTTGGTGGTGTATTGGTAAGTCGTACTTTCTATGCTCGTGGTCAAACTGGTCAGCAGCTATTGTTAGGTTGCTACGCTTCTATGAACCGTATGATCGGACAAGGTCAGATCGAAATGCATGAGCGTAACGAGATGTTAGATATCGTTACTATCGATGGAAAAGCTCGTGGTATTATCACACGTAACCTGGTTACAGGTGAAATCGAGCGTCACGGTGCTCACGCTGTTGTTATCGCTTCAGGTGGATACGGTAACGTATTCTTCCTATCGACTAATGCAATGGGATGTAATGGTGGTGCTGCATGGCAAGCTTACAAGAATGGTGCTTATTTTGGAAACCCTTGTTTCGTACAAATTCACCCAACTTGTATTCCTGTTCACGGTGAGCAACAGTCTAAATTAACTTTGATGTCTGAATCACTTCGTAATGACGGGCGTGTTTGGACTCCAAAGAAAAAAGAAGATGCTGTTAAATTGCAGAAAGGACAAATGAGTCCTAATGATATCTCTGACGAGGATCGTGACTTCTACCTGGAAAGAAGATACCCATCATACGGTAACTTGGTTCCTCGTGATGTTGCTTCGCGTGCTGCTAAGGAGCGTTGTGATGAAGGTTTCGGTGTTAACGAAACTGGAAAAGCAGTATATCTTGACTTTAAATATTCAATTGAGCGTTTAGGACGCGATGTTATCGAAGCTCGTTATGGAAACTTATTCCAGATGTATGAGAAGATTACTGATGCGAATCCTTATAATGAGCCAATGCAAATTTATCCTGCGATTCACTATTCAATGGGTGGTGTATGGGTTGATTATAACTTGATGACTAATATCCCAGGTCTTTACGCTATTGGTGAGGCTAACTTCTCTGATCATGGTGGTAACCGTCTTGGTGCTTCTGCTTTGATGCAAGGTTTAGCTGATGGATACTTTATCCTTCCTTACACTATTGGTGATTACTTGGCTGATGAGATTCAGACGCCTCGTGTTGACATGAATCATCCTGAGTTTGTAAAGAAAGAGAAAGCTGCTACAACTCGTATGGAACGTTTGTTCAACATTAAGGGTACTAAGTCAGTAGATTCTTTCCACAGACGTTTAGGTAACATTATGTGGGACTACGTAGGAATGGCTCGTAACGAGAAAGGTCTTAAATATGCTATCGAAGAGATTGCTAAGATCCGTGAGGATTTCTACAAAGATCTTCGTATTCCAGGTGAGTTCAATTCAATGAACATCGAGCTTGAAAAAGCTGGTCGCGTTGAAGACTTCCTTGAATTAGGTGATTTGATGGCACGTGATGCACTGAACCGTAACGAATCTTGTGGTGGTCACTACCGTGAGGAATCGACTACTGAAGAAGGTGAAGCTAAGCGTGATGACGAAAACTTTACTTATGTATCAGCTTGGGAATACAAAGGTGAAAGTGAAGCACCTATTTTACACAAAGAAGATTTAGTATTCGAAACTGTTGAATTAACACAACGTTCATACAAGTAA